A window of Nitrososphaerota archaeon contains these coding sequences:
- a CDS encoding succinate dehydrogenase/fumarate reductase flavoprotein subunit, translating to MPETLSYDLVVIGSGIAGLRAAIEASLTRPNIRIAVVTKVQAMRSHSVCAEGGTAAALRIDEGDSYESHFKDTVIGSDFLADQDVVERFVKTSPSEILALDRWGMPWNRRPDGKIAQRPFGGHSYPRATFAEDRVGFFEMQTLYDTLQQFDNVEFLEEWFATALCVEDGEFRGFVAMDLSNGDLYGVQGKAGIIATGGAGRLYGFTTYSHSSTADGLSLAYNEGLPLEDMEFIQFHPTGLVPSGILVSEAARGEGGYLLNRDGERFMTRYAPISKELAPRDILSQCIIREIEAGRGYTREDGLDYVLLDVTHLGAEKINERLPQIREVVITSIGLDPIKQPIPVRPVTHFVMGGIATTIDGATSVKGLWAAGEVSCVSLHGANRLGTNSTAECLVYGGITGRNAAEYASKTVEKPFPKERVTREETRIFDGLMGGVGSENPYLVKKEFEEVMDRDAYVFRSAESLTRALKHIKELQKRTFRHVEDKSRVYNTNLTNVMELDAMLQIAEVLLTGAYARTESRGAHFRTDYPKRDDKNWLKHTLAYKSSEKDGGGPRLEYKPVVITSIKPAERKY from the coding sequence TTGCCTGAAACGTTATCTTACGACCTAGTCGTCATCGGATCAGGGATAGCTGGCCTCAGAGCAGCCATAGAGGCTAGCCTAACCCGCCCCAACATCCGAATCGCAGTAGTCACCAAGGTTCAGGCAATGCGATCCCACTCAGTCTGCGCCGAAGGCGGCACAGCAGCAGCCCTCAGAATAGACGAAGGCGACAGCTACGAATCACACTTCAAAGACACCGTAATCGGCAGCGACTTCCTCGCAGACCAAGACGTGGTGGAACGATTCGTAAAGACAAGCCCCTCTGAAATCCTAGCTTTAGACCGCTGGGGAATGCCCTGGAACAGACGACCCGACGGCAAAATAGCGCAGAGACCCTTCGGCGGACACTCATATCCAAGAGCAACCTTCGCGGAGGACAGGGTGGGCTTCTTCGAGATGCAGACGCTTTACGACACTCTTCAACAGTTCGACAACGTAGAGTTCCTCGAAGAATGGTTCGCAACCGCACTATGCGTCGAAGACGGCGAGTTCAGAGGCTTCGTCGCAATGGATCTCAGCAACGGAGACCTCTACGGAGTACAGGGAAAGGCAGGTATCATCGCAACCGGCGGAGCAGGCCGCCTCTACGGCTTCACCACATACTCCCACTCCTCCACAGCTGATGGACTCTCGCTGGCATACAACGAGGGGCTGCCGCTGGAGGACATGGAGTTCATCCAGTTCCACCCAACCGGGCTGGTTCCATCAGGAATACTGGTCAGCGAAGCAGCCAGAGGCGAAGGCGGCTACCTGCTCAACCGCGACGGTGAACGATTCATGACCCGTTACGCCCCCATATCTAAGGAGCTGGCGCCTAGAGACATCCTGTCGCAGTGTATCATCCGAGAGATCGAGGCCGGCCGAGGCTACACCCGGGAAGACGGGTTAGACTATGTTCTGCTGGACGTTACGCACCTCGGCGCCGAGAAGATTAACGAGCGGCTCCCCCAAATCCGGGAGGTTGTTATCACCAGCATCGGGCTGGACCCGATTAAGCAGCCTATCCCGGTTAGACCGGTGACGCACTTCGTGATGGGTGGCATCGCAACCACGATAGACGGAGCTACAAGCGTCAAGGGACTATGGGCTGCAGGTGAAGTATCCTGCGTCAGCCTACACGGAGCGAACCGGTTGGGGACAAACTCAACCGCTGAATGCCTAGTGTACGGCGGAATAACGGGACGCAACGCCGCTGAATACGCTTCAAAAACGGTTGAGAAACCGTTCCCAAAGGAGAGGGTTACACGGGAAGAGACCCGCATCTTCGACGGGTTAATGGGCGGAGTGGGCTCGGAGAACCCCTATCTTGTGAAGAAGGAGTTTGAAGAAGTGATGGATAGAGACGCCTACGTCTTCCGCTCAGCAGAGTCACTCACACGAGCACTCAAACACATCAAGGAGCTGCAGAAACGAACCTTCAGACACGTAGAGGATAAGAGCAGAGTCTACAACACCAACCTCACAAACGTAATGGAGCTGGACGCAATGCTGCAAATCGCCGAAGTCCTACTAACAGGCGCCTACGCCAGAACAGAGTCAAGAGGAGCACACTTCCGAACCGACTACCCTAAACGCGACGACAAAAACTGGTTAAAACACACCCTAGCCTACAAAAGCAGTGAAAAAGACGGCGGCGGACCAAGACTTGAATACAAACCTGTAGTAATCACCAGCATCAAACCGGCGGAGAGAAAATACTGA
- the pheT gene encoding phenylalanine--tRNA ligase subunit beta produces MPVITLHYDRMLALLRRPLSKPNLVETLPYLGLDIEEEAEEYVRVEFNPNRPDFSSEWGVARAFNGLLGFETGAPRYQVGKSGVAVKVDGSVHDVRPFFVGAVVRNVELDDEAIRQIMAMQDDLDNGLGRRRSKVSTGLHNLDAVKPPFTYKAVPPSFEFTPLGQGREMSMAEILREVETGQKFGHILKDFSKYPVIMDREGTVLSFPPVINGEATRVSTETRNMFIDITATDGKAAEDVLAVLLAALADQGGQLESIEVNYPSSRSVTPNLAATKMNVEQSYVNRLLGLNLGQEEFTECLKRSRLGVEQAGETITVEIPRYRSDILHPVDIVEEVEIGYNVANLTPTFPASIGVGRLSSRLSALDAAREVLIGLGLIEAMNYSLISREMLASMRGGAEPGRELRVENPKSGEHEYLRGSLIASLLSTLSKNIHEEYPQKIFEIGKIFYRGEDGEPREEYRLAVALAHAEANYTEAKSYLASFLKHLRGLECATIPRDDPVYVLGRAAEIRVDGKDIGSIGEVAPAVLDVYSLRVPVSAFELRIEAILKV; encoded by the coding sequence ATGCCGGTGATAACGCTCCACTACGACCGGATGCTGGCGCTGCTTCGACGACCATTGTCGAAACCGAACCTGGTTGAGACCCTGCCCTATCTCGGCTTGGACATCGAGGAGGAGGCTGAGGAGTATGTGAGGGTGGAGTTCAATCCTAACCGCCCCGACTTCTCAAGTGAGTGGGGGGTAGCTCGAGCCTTTAATGGGCTCCTCGGCTTCGAGACAGGTGCGCCCCGGTATCAGGTCGGTAAATCAGGGGTTGCTGTGAAGGTTGACGGGTCTGTTCATGATGTGAGACCCTTCTTCGTAGGCGCGGTGGTGAGGAACGTGGAGCTTGATGACGAAGCGATAAGGCAGATAATGGCGATGCAGGATGATCTTGACAACGGGCTGGGTCGCCGCCGATCAAAGGTCTCCACCGGCCTGCATAACCTTGATGCTGTTAAGCCGCCTTTCACCTACAAGGCGGTTCCGCCGAGCTTCGAGTTCACCCCTCTGGGACAGGGGCGCGAGATGAGTATGGCGGAAATTCTGAGAGAGGTGGAGACAGGTCAAAAGTTCGGTCACATCCTCAAAGACTTCTCCAAATACCCGGTGATAATGGATCGAGAAGGCACTGTTCTCTCCTTCCCGCCTGTGATTAACGGTGAGGCTACCCGAGTCTCTACTGAGACGCGGAACATGTTCATCGATATTACTGCGACTGACGGGAAAGCGGCTGAGGATGTTTTAGCGGTGCTTCTAGCTGCTCTTGCGGATCAGGGTGGACAGCTGGAAAGCATTGAGGTGAATTATCCTAGTTCTCGCAGCGTGACTCCGAATCTTGCGGCTACAAAGATGAATGTGGAGCAGTCTTACGTTAACCGTTTACTCGGCTTGAACCTTGGGCAGGAGGAGTTCACAGAGTGTTTGAAGCGGAGCAGACTCGGCGTCGAACAGGCTGGTGAAACCATCACCGTAGAGATTCCAAGGTACCGCTCGGATATTCTGCACCCGGTTGATATTGTGGAGGAGGTGGAGATAGGGTATAATGTGGCGAACCTTACCCCGACCTTCCCAGCCTCTATCGGTGTAGGACGGCTCTCCAGCAGGTTATCCGCGTTGGACGCGGCTCGCGAGGTTCTTATTGGACTAGGGTTGATTGAGGCGATGAACTACAGCCTGATCAGCCGTGAAATGCTGGCGAGCATGAGGGGAGGAGCCGAGCCGGGTCGGGAGCTGCGGGTTGAGAATCCTAAGAGCGGCGAACATGAGTATCTGCGAGGATCTCTCATCGCGTCACTCCTATCGACGCTCTCCAAGAATATTCATGAAGAGTATCCTCAGAAGATCTTCGAGATAGGGAAGATATTCTACCGCGGTGAAGACGGTGAGCCTAGGGAAGAGTACCGGCTAGCGGTCGCGTTAGCGCATGCTGAAGCCAATTACACCGAGGCTAAATCTTACCTCGCATCATTCCTTAAACACCTCCGAGGGTTGGAATGCGCTACCATACCCCGTGATGATCCGGTGTATGTTCTGGGTAGAGCTGCTGAGATACGGGTCGACGGTAAAGACATTGGTAGTATAGGGGAGGTTGCGCCGGCGGTTCTTGACGTGTACAGCCTCAGGGTTCCGGTGTCAGCCTTTGAGCTTAGAATCGAAGCGATACTGAAGGTTTAA
- the pyrC gene encoding dihydroorotase, with product MPTVDLWVKNGRLVLRDRIVEADMVVDHGKIVKIGVVEPGVKSDRVIDAKGNLVIPGCVDTHVHSREPHGQKTPAGQEDFVSLTQAAAAGGYTTVFDMPVTCDPPTTTVEGFRVKKRLAEKRCIVDYAFYGGAGFGNLDDLKGLDAAGVIGFKTFTRELSPESEGWRGVILGEEGPDVFLRLMEAVAETGRPLSIHCEDDRLIKHLREPLQAAGDVGLDAYYRSAPNASEFLEVARSISLAKTVAGARINIAHLSTAEGVSMVKEAKNYGDGRFTAETCPHYLLLTDKDLVEKLGPYGKIYPPLRSDWDREALWRGLNEGVIDFLATDHAPHLREAKEPGWSNIFEAASGVPGLETALPLMLTQMNQGRISLFRLVEVMSRNPAEAFGIGSRKGALEVGRDADFVVVDPKLEKILREEDMYTRSSAKVFDGWQVSGAPVLTAVRGEVVMESGEVSGKPGYGEFISPSR from the coding sequence ATGCCGACTGTTGATCTCTGGGTTAAGAATGGGAGGCTTGTTCTGAGGGACAGAATCGTCGAGGCGGACATGGTTGTTGATCACGGAAAAATTGTGAAGATCGGTGTCGTGGAGCCGGGGGTTAAGTCGGATAGGGTTATTGACGCTAAAGGGAATTTGGTGATCCCCGGCTGCGTCGATACGCATGTTCATAGTCGGGAGCCTCATGGTCAGAAGACGCCTGCGGGTCAGGAGGATTTTGTGTCTTTGACTCAGGCAGCTGCGGCTGGAGGGTACACCACCGTTTTTGATATGCCTGTGACCTGTGATCCGCCTACTACGACTGTTGAGGGTTTCAGGGTTAAGAAGAGGTTGGCTGAGAAGCGGTGTATCGTTGACTATGCGTTTTACGGGGGAGCGGGTTTCGGTAACCTTGATGATTTGAAGGGGTTGGATGCGGCTGGGGTTATCGGGTTCAAGACCTTCACCCGGGAGTTGTCTCCTGAGAGTGAGGGTTGGCGTGGAGTTATCTTGGGGGAGGAGGGGCCTGATGTTTTTCTTCGCCTGATGGAGGCGGTTGCTGAGACTGGTCGTCCGTTGAGTATTCACTGTGAGGATGATCGTTTGATTAAGCATCTGAGGGAGCCGTTGCAGGCTGCTGGTGACGTTGGGTTGGATGCGTATTATAGGTCGGCGCCGAATGCTTCTGAGTTTCTTGAGGTGGCTAGGAGTATTTCGCTTGCGAAGACGGTTGCTGGTGCACGGATCAATATTGCGCATTTGAGCACCGCGGAGGGGGTTTCGATGGTTAAGGAGGCTAAGAATTATGGTGATGGTAGGTTTACAGCTGAGACCTGTCCGCATTATCTGTTGTTGACGGACAAGGATTTGGTTGAGAAGCTGGGGCCTTATGGGAAGATCTATCCTCCGCTTCGCTCCGACTGGGATAGGGAGGCGTTGTGGAGGGGTTTGAATGAGGGTGTGATTGATTTTCTCGCCACTGATCATGCGCCGCATCTCAGGGAGGCGAAGGAGCCCGGTTGGAGCAACATCTTCGAGGCCGCTTCAGGGGTGCCGGGGTTGGAGACCGCTTTGCCTTTGATGTTGACGCAGATGAATCAGGGGCGAATAAGCCTCTTCAGGCTGGTGGAGGTGATGTCGAGAAACCCGGCTGAAGCCTTCGGTATCGGTTCACGGAAAGGTGCTCTTGAAGTTGGGCGGGATGCGGACTTTGTTGTCGTAGATCCTAAGCTGGAGAAGATTCTCCGTGAGGAGGATATGTATACGCGGAGCTCCGCTAAGGTGTTTGACGGTTGGCAGGTCTCGGGGGCTCCTGTGTTAACCGCGGTTCGCGGCGAGGTTGTGATGGAGTCTGGAGAGGTCTCAGGCAAACCGGGTTACGGCGAGTTTATCTCACCGAGTAGATGA
- the sdhB gene encoding succinate dehydrogenase iron-sulfur subunit: protein MEVEEAAMTIEEKEKEKEEITLKIVRSTPSKNIKPKIATYTIPVTKGMTVLDALQYIKANIDHSIAFRYSCRMGNCGSCAVIANNKPILSCQTQIADLGGREIELRPLENFPVIRDLVTSFNEFNSKHRQIKPYIIIVTQNGDEKEIAEEMAAKHEHLQSPEELERYIQFAHCIKCGLCFNACPITSTNIQFLGPQALSQAYRYLEDNRDQDNHLRLEIVDTKNGCWSCHLIGECSYACPKGVDPALGIQLLRRKATAQKLGVTKQQHH from the coding sequence ATGGAGGTAGAAGAAGCCGCGATGACCATTGAAGAGAAAGAGAAAGAAAAAGAAGAAATTACCTTGAAAATCGTTCGGTCCACCCCATCCAAGAACATCAAACCGAAGATCGCCACCTACACCATCCCAGTCACAAAAGGCATGACTGTCCTAGACGCGCTGCAGTACATCAAAGCTAACATTGACCACTCAATCGCCTTCCGCTACTCCTGCAGAATGGGTAACTGCGGAAGCTGCGCCGTCATCGCAAACAACAAACCTATCCTCTCATGCCAAACCCAAATCGCGGATTTAGGCGGCCGCGAAATCGAGCTTCGACCACTCGAAAACTTCCCAGTAATCCGAGACCTAGTCACAAGCTTCAACGAATTCAACAGCAAACACCGCCAAATAAAACCCTACATAATAATAGTAACCCAAAACGGCGACGAAAAAGAAATAGCAGAAGAGATGGCCGCGAAGCATGAGCATCTACAGAGCCCCGAGGAGCTTGAAAGATACATTCAGTTCGCGCACTGCATAAAATGCGGCCTATGCTTCAACGCCTGCCCCATCACAAGCACAAACATACAGTTCCTCGGACCACAAGCCCTCTCACAAGCCTACAGATACCTAGAGGACAACCGAGACCAAGACAACCACCTGCGTCTAGAAATCGTCGATACGAAAAACGGATGCTGGAGCTGCCACCTAATCGGGGAGTGCAGCTACGCCTGCCCAAAAGGAGTCGACCCAGCACTAGGAATCCAGCTTCTAAGAAGAAAAGCCACCGCCCAAAAACTGGGCGTAACAAAACAACAACATCACTAA
- a CDS encoding succinate dehydrogenase, whose product MTDRDMRFSPVMLLHYITAILILAFGAVHLATHSFLDPAGYSGGIAYFTVISHFWNPLYAATLEGILVTVAYHGFNGARNILLEFRQDRNWNRAVTLLLLLLGTIVVVYGTRTILITSLGWR is encoded by the coding sequence TTGACTGACAGAGATATGCGGTTCTCACCAGTTATGCTACTTCACTACATCACCGCAATTCTAATCCTAGCCTTCGGAGCGGTGCATCTAGCAACCCACTCCTTCCTGGATCCAGCAGGATACTCAGGAGGCATAGCGTACTTCACAGTCATATCTCACTTCTGGAACCCGCTTTACGCCGCCACTCTCGAAGGCATCTTGGTAACGGTGGCCTACCACGGCTTCAACGGAGCCCGCAACATCCTCCTAGAGTTCAGGCAGGACAGAAACTGGAACCGAGCCGTAACGCTGCTACTCCTGCTGCTCGGAACCATCGTAGTTGTTTACGGGACACGAACAATCCTAATCACCTCACTAGGATGGAGGTAG
- a CDS encoding tryptophan--tRNA ligase has protein sequence MPSKHGEFTVTPWEVEGEVDYDKLIREFGTTAITDELIERVAKFTGDVHPFLRRKIFFSHRDLNWILDRYEAGEKFFLYTGRGPSGHTHLGHLVPWIFTQYLQEKFGAELYFQMTDDEKFLHNPELSLDTTLGYTYENALDVIACGFDPEKTFIFSDIEYAKTIYGIAVKVAKHITFSTAKAVFGFENSTNIGMIFFPAIQAVPCFLPAVLKGKNIPCLIPAAIDQDPYWRGVAREVAPRLGFYKPAQIHSKFIPGLGQGGKMSASEPETAIFTVDPPEVVHSKIMRSFTGGRSTIQEQREKGGIPEICPIYRYYEILLKDDKDVREVYCRCKEGELLCGEDKLRLSEVVQTFLKEHQRKREQAKKKLDKFMVKD, from the coding sequence ATGCCGAGTAAGCATGGCGAGTTCACGGTCACTCCTTGGGAGGTCGAGGGTGAAGTTGACTATGATAAGCTGATCCGGGAGTTCGGAACAACCGCGATTACCGACGAATTGATAGAGCGTGTAGCGAAGTTTACAGGTGATGTTCACCCGTTTCTGAGGAGGAAAATCTTCTTCAGCCACCGTGATCTGAACTGGATTCTTGATCGGTATGAGGCTGGAGAGAAGTTCTTCCTTTACACTGGGCGTGGCCCATCAGGGCACACTCACCTAGGTCATCTGGTTCCGTGGATTTTCACCCAGTATCTGCAGGAGAAGTTCGGTGCAGAACTCTACTTCCAGATGACTGATGACGAGAAGTTTCTTCACAACCCGGAGCTAAGCCTCGACACCACCCTCGGATACACCTATGAGAACGCGTTGGATGTAATCGCCTGCGGCTTCGATCCTGAGAAGACCTTCATCTTCTCAGACATCGAGTATGCGAAAACAATCTATGGAATAGCCGTCAAGGTCGCTAAGCACATCACCTTTTCTACGGCTAAGGCGGTCTTCGGCTTCGAGAACAGCACTAACATCGGGATGATTTTCTTCCCAGCGATCCAGGCTGTTCCCTGCTTCCTGCCGGCAGTCCTGAAAGGAAAGAACATTCCCTGCTTAATTCCGGCGGCTATTGATCAGGATCCGTATTGGCGTGGGGTGGCGCGCGAGGTTGCGCCCAGACTCGGCTTCTACAAGCCGGCTCAGATACATTCGAAGTTCATACCGGGGCTGGGTCAAGGTGGGAAGATGAGTGCAAGCGAGCCTGAGACCGCGATCTTCACCGTGGATCCGCCTGAGGTTGTTCACAGCAAGATTATGAGGTCTTTCACAGGTGGTCGCTCAACGATTCAGGAGCAGCGGGAGAAAGGAGGCATTCCCGAGATATGCCCGATTTACCGTTACTACGAGATTCTGTTGAAGGATGACAAAGATGTGAGAGAGGTTTACTGCCGCTGCAAAGAAGGAGAACTCCTCTGCGGCGAAGATAAGCTCCGTCTCTCCGAGGTCGTCCAAACCTTCCTTAAAGAACATCAGCGCAAACGAGAACAGGCCAAGAAGAAACTGGATAAATTCATGGTCAAAGACTAA
- a CDS encoding phenylalanine--tRNA ligase subunit alpha — MSTKPLHILEQKLLKTLRGKKEDRLEAVSEKAGLSLDQTRRAVEWLKAKGLLAAEAESREVIMLDTEGQKAAAEGLPERRLLEQLSKTGETPLEDLKKQFSGDAQEFSAALGNARKLGWIEITSVGGRPVAKGQADKKATLEEALLGKLARESGVCEGDLTQDERKILKILEKRPGYLKRKEEKTVKISLTLQGSEAAAGLSEEEELDKLTPDILATGKWKGRVLRPLDVEAPAPPVYPGKKHPVQQFIDEVREIFVALGFEEIEGPIIQPSFWNFDALFIPQDHPAREMQDTFYLADARSSRIGGEKVVQSIAQVHENGGNTGSRGWGYRWNVERARETVLRTHTTAVTVKYLADHRPKEARVFSVGRVFRNEKTNFKHLDEFYQIEGIAVGENVSMRDLMGLLSRFYLKLGLTKVKFWPTFFPYTEPSLQSMVYFENLGKWVELCGMGIFRPEVTLPLGVKNPVLAWGGGLERLVMLRHGITDIRELYDNSLSWLRGLPLCR; from the coding sequence ATGTCTACAAAGCCGTTGCACATCTTAGAGCAAAAGTTGCTGAAAACCCTACGCGGCAAAAAGGAGGATAGGCTCGAAGCGGTCTCCGAGAAGGCGGGGTTAAGCCTCGACCAGACACGCAGAGCTGTGGAGTGGCTTAAGGCGAAAGGGCTGCTCGCCGCGGAAGCTGAAAGCAGAGAAGTCATCATGCTCGACACCGAGGGTCAGAAGGCTGCTGCTGAAGGATTACCTGAACGTAGACTGCTAGAGCAGCTGTCCAAAACCGGCGAAACCCCTCTTGAAGATTTGAAGAAGCAGTTCAGCGGCGACGCCCAAGAGTTCTCAGCTGCTCTCGGAAACGCTCGTAAACTAGGCTGGATCGAGATAACTTCTGTGGGTGGGAGACCGGTTGCGAAGGGTCAGGCCGATAAGAAGGCTACGCTTGAGGAGGCTTTGCTGGGAAAGCTGGCTAGAGAGAGCGGAGTATGTGAGGGGGATTTGACTCAGGACGAGAGGAAGATCCTGAAGATTCTTGAGAAACGACCCGGCTATTTGAAGCGGAAAGAGGAGAAGACCGTTAAGATCAGTTTGACCCTGCAGGGTTCAGAGGCTGCCGCGGGGCTCAGTGAGGAGGAGGAGCTTGACAAGCTAACCCCGGATATTCTCGCGACCGGTAAGTGGAAGGGCCGAGTTTTGAGACCCCTTGATGTGGAGGCGCCTGCTCCGCCGGTTTACCCGGGTAAGAAGCACCCGGTTCAACAGTTCATTGACGAGGTGCGGGAGATCTTTGTCGCGTTAGGTTTCGAGGAGATTGAGGGACCGATTATTCAACCCTCCTTCTGGAATTTTGATGCACTGTTCATCCCTCAGGATCACCCGGCGCGGGAGATGCAGGACACATTCTACCTAGCCGACGCTAGGAGCAGCCGGATCGGCGGTGAGAAGGTTGTGCAGAGCATTGCTCAGGTGCATGAGAACGGCGGTAATACCGGGTCAAGAGGGTGGGGTTACAGATGGAATGTTGAGCGGGCTAGGGAGACTGTGCTTCGCACCCACACCACGGCTGTTACCGTGAAGTATCTTGCCGATCACAGGCCTAAGGAGGCTCGTGTCTTCTCAGTGGGCCGGGTTTTCCGTAATGAGAAGACGAACTTCAAGCATCTGGACGAGTTCTACCAGATTGAAGGCATAGCTGTCGGAGAGAATGTGAGTATGAGAGATTTGATGGGGCTTCTCAGCCGCTTCTATCTGAAGCTGGGTTTGACGAAGGTGAAGTTTTGGCCAACCTTCTTCCCCTACACCGAGCCTTCGCTTCAATCAATGGTTTACTTCGAAAATCTAGGTAAATGGGTTGAGTTGTGCGGCATGGGGATATTCCGACCCGAGGTTACTCTTCCTCTTGGAGTGAAGAACCCGGTGTTAGCCTGGGGCGGAGGATTGGAGCGTCTTGTAATGCTTAGGCACGGCATCACCGATATCCGTGAACTCTACGACAACAGTCTCAGCTGGCTCAGGGGGTTGCCGCTATGCCGGTGA